A section of the Flavobacterium sp. CG_23.5 genome encodes:
- a CDS encoding mannose-1-phosphate guanylyltransferase, which yields MEKHSITHVILTGGVGSRLWPLSRKSQPKQYLDIFDGKSLFEMTVDRNSTLADKVMVVGNIDNCHLSKKVLEKSNTKYVDIIESTPRNTAAAIAFAAFASEPDEILVVTPSDHIIGEMERYEEAIQEAVEKAVNGYIVTFGIVPTKPETGYGYIERKGDNVVSFREKPNQVSARDFIAKGNFLWNSGMFCFKAGVLLEELKIYAPEVYEKSKLAWENNSDGNLDLAMSMDIPSISIDYAVMERSKKIKVVSSQFEWSDLGSFESVYDYLITIGHPVDENGNMVIGTNNYTAFIGVKDTIFVHTDTANLILKKEFSQDVKNVYNALERDNSDLLN from the coding sequence ATGGAAAAGCATTCAATTACACACGTAATACTCACTGGAGGTGTTGGTAGTCGTTTATGGCCATTATCACGCAAAAGTCAACCCAAGCAATATCTTGATATTTTTGATGGTAAATCTTTATTTGAGATGACTGTAGATCGCAACAGTACGCTTGCTGATAAAGTAATGGTTGTTGGTAATATTGATAACTGCCATTTGAGTAAAAAAGTATTAGAGAAATCGAATACAAAATATGTAGATATAATTGAGTCTACCCCCAGAAATACGGCTGCTGCTATTGCTTTTGCGGCTTTTGCATCTGAACCGGATGAGATCTTAGTAGTGACTCCATCGGATCATATTATAGGTGAAATGGAACGCTATGAAGAAGCGATTCAAGAAGCTGTCGAAAAAGCAGTCAACGGTTACATAGTTACCTTTGGTATCGTTCCCACTAAACCGGAAACAGGATATGGTTACATTGAACGTAAAGGAGACAATGTAGTTTCCTTTAGGGAAAAACCAAACCAGGTTTCTGCACGCGATTTTATAGCCAAGGGAAATTTTCTTTGGAACAGCGGTATGTTTTGTTTTAAAGCAGGAGTGCTTTTGGAAGAGTTAAAAATTTATGCTCCAGAGGTTTATGAAAAATCAAAATTAGCTTGGGAAAATAACAGTGATGGAAATTTAGATTTAGCGATGTCTATGGATATTCCATCTATTAGCATTGATTATGCCGTCATGGAACGCTCTAAAAAGATCAAAGTAGTATCTTCTCAATTTGAATGGTCAGATTTAGGTTCTTTTGAATCTGTTTACGATTATCTGATTACTATTGGTCATCCGGTGGATGAAAATGGAAATATGGTGATTGGAACTAACAATTATACTGCTTTTATAGGAGTTAAGGACACTATTTTTGTTCACACCGATACCGCCAATTTAATTTTGAAGAAAGAATTTTCTCAGGATGTTAAAAACGTTTATAATGCTCTTGAACGAGACAATTCGGATTTGTTGAATTAA